In a single window of the Bactrocera dorsalis isolate Fly_Bdor chromosome 2, ASM2337382v1, whole genome shotgun sequence genome:
- the LOC105223343 gene encoding probable ubiquitin carboxyl-terminal hydrolase FAF isoform X3, with the protein MTFDTRGRQTGGGGGGTGNDNSNVGTANTNSNLNSNSGTTLGNTTGGGSGGGVNNGSVEQPTPSTVNPDATSQGGETTANNAVVDNITPEKLISSFPTLKLRSLTQKISNPRWVVPVLPEQELEVLLNAAIALTAAGVDHDCEPCVEFYRNALTTSFSKILTDEAVNSWKYNIHHCILLSCGKLLHLIAIHMPRDNPYLLDLLAMVFDPENKFNTFNAARQPSCFAAPEFLWGVLDANKMFAKPPPEPKNPRGWLVDLINRFGQLGGFDNLLERFNCGLQLLKKNQEQSGLESSGSGLDLSSKTSKSSQASDESQDNKLTLALIFSLLRPFGQCSELLTPATIAKYFMPIWNVVLDLLDSFSDDELKREAKPEGRNDYINGIVKSARLLASRLPGQEDLIRDLEMFRLKMILRLLQVSSFNGKMNALNEINKVLSSVSYYSHRTQQLQHCLPDDEMDWLTAERMANWIKDSDVLGIVLKDSLHQPQYVEKLEKIIRFLIKEHALTLEDLDAVWRAQAGKHEAIVKNVHDLLAKLAWDFTPEQLDHLFESFQTSMTNANKRQRERLLELIRRLAEDDKNGVMAQKVLKLFWTLAHSQEIQPDVLDQALAAHVKILDYSCSQERDAQKIVWLDKCVQELKSGDNWVLPALRLIREICCLYDSLPSHAPRTQQTLNRQQVIERLQNDYTLVILVTNSLTTYMDKIRTMIAEMPNVEPNTLCIDGRYPHNMQIQERLDFLKFLLKDGQLWLCAEQAKQIWHCLAVNAVFPSDREECFRWFGKLMGEEPDLDPGINKDFFENNILQLDPQLLTESGIKCFERFFKAVNSKEDKLKAIHRGYILDNEDLIGKDYLWRVITTGGEEIANKAIDLLKEVSTALGPRLQESICDFHEMFIAECCERLRTHYSNIIILGKTIGSNSSNDPSQADADSKDIKDRFIEAEKMCRIIKVLQEYIKECDRSFNGDRYLLPLSRVTRGKNTSLYIRFQNPGRPIDDIEVTTHSNETVASFKRNLLKRIKGNSPANIKVDLFYNNGELIEISDEINPLYQYAIRDKMILTAKLTPVGPGLASSPDSSSDSSTGSPPRPCPDMQRVESESTLPGVIIAQNYKYTEFFLKLYQLGSDLDHGRLRESAKSLLHLLPCDWHTVKMLQTMCRVQGQLQGGTNDVVSAAVTVDAVSGSSAIPSGVKEEEAETVGVGNGSVVVQNTTAFDGDQINLQECTPEMLFLHGTPAQVLYNLGVLNGLLIPALDPYGEAAMQVQSAWLHSGCAHFILELLTKNNFLPNADMHTKRAAFHCVLHLARLFLYTVGYVLSRVGDEPMLRDFDVGARSQVEILKQILNSIPNNSESTMRAISTKLAENLAAEMLSASAEGERCRILFSSTLQWSCPDIATIKAVIQLAWSSSCGNLQALGNKNDFANDITMPDAQDFAMCKEALEVLTISLVLNPSANEALNNDPIWPKFITSLILKNPSRHVRQIAADQLFLSCTYCAGDRRPFAYMVNLLVNSLKTLVPQYEATCADFFQLLCRTLSYGSVCNWPLNIGDGLLTEEINWLQKIRENVIHTGDIQVHEDLLEGHLCLAKELMFFLSPETKAQLTDLIDEIIDIFLFPASREYLHLRKFNKLRNPTSPPPVCRSPHTIAAACDFLIALCQNCVPNMKLLTNTLIDFVCTDTDPLREWDFLPPVGPRPVKGFCGLKNAGATCYMNSVLQQLYMVPSIRVGILKADGAAIIENEDFSGETDVASINSALFSSAGNGEDNSSGTDVRKNYHVVILKYVQAIFGHLGHSSLQYYVPRGLWAYFKLQGEPVNLREQQDAVEFFMSLFESLDEGLKALGHTQLMNATLGGSFSDQKICQECPHRYSKEEPFSVFSVDIRNHSSLTESLEQYVKGELLEGADAYHCDKCDKKVVTIKRLCVKKLPPVLAIQLKRFEYDYERVCAIKFNDYFEFPRVLDMEPYTVSGLAKLEGEVIEVGDNCQSNGETTKYELSGIVVHSGQASGGHYFSYILSKNPSTGKEQWYKFDDGEVSECKMHEDEELKAQCFGGDYMGEIYDNNLKRMQYRRQKRWWNAYMLFYTRCDQKPIQFEPCVEQLSLAESRNFVLPLPKPIERSVRHQNVRFLHSKSIFSVEFFNFIKKLVSCSIPSTRPDKMTPAAEELSLLGVQLASQFLFHTGFRTKKSLRGPVIEWYDTLSHHIRFSSLVRKWFAANALLNPSSRLGEYILMAPSPEVRTVFVKLVVFFCHFAIADEPLAGYEGSNLCEQILISVLDLLKCEAVDYGKHLPHYFSLFSMYVGLGIPEKQQLLKLNVPFIFMQVALDEGPGPSIKYQYPELSKLHQVVSHLIRCSDISDKCQNSNQNAQPLENPFKDSNIRREELVPLSPECADILFNRTGYIKKLIEDTAVGEEGIKLLQYCSWENPHFSRAVLTELLWQCGFAYCHDMRHHTELLLHILLIEDSWQHHRIHNALNGVAEEREGLLETIQRTKTHYQKRAYQIIKCLTQLFHKSQVALQMLNSNASIARHWTMAVEWLQDELDRQRSCQYNSYSWSPPAQSNDNTNGYMLERSQSAKNTCTMAYELCPEEEQEETNESDIEPADESQRQQQLQQQQQQQIAQTLHAPAVDDDTVPASPAHKPFMVGPVNSSSTTGYWTAANTFAVDSHTTTTTTTSTSSSGGGGGGVLTAVNSTEPQQQQQQANTDANINGLTSSVKQLTLSPKTRTLGISKHHQQQLQQHQQQHHQQQLQQQQQQQQRVHQRRHW; encoded by the exons ATGACGTTTGATACGCGCGGTCGCCAGACAGGCGGGGGAGGTGGTGGTACCGGTAACGATAATTCAAATGTGGGCACGGCAAATACAAATAGCAATCTAAATAGTAATAGTGGCACAACCCTTGGGAATACTACTGGTGGTGGTAGTGGGGGAGGTGTTAACAATGGCAGTGTAGAACAACCTACACCTTCTACAGTTAATCCAGATGCAACTTCGCAGGGTGGAGAGACAACGGCCAACAACGCTGTTGTGGACAACAT AACGCCCGAAAAACTGATTTCATCGTTTCCTACATTAAAATTGCGTTCATTGACACAAAAGATCTCAAATCCTCGTTGGGTTGTACCAGTGCTGCCTGAACAAGAGTTGGAAGTATTGCTTAACGCAGCAATTGCGCTAACCGCAGCAG GTGTGGATCATGACTGCGAACCATGCGTGGAATTCTATCGCAATGCGCTTACTACTTCCTTTTCAAAAATCCTCACCGACGAAGCGGTTAATTCATGGAAATACAACATCCATCATTGCATTTTATTGTCCTGCGGCAAGTTACTCCATTTAATTGCCATACATATGCCGCGTGATAATCCCTATCTATTGGATTTGCTTGCGATGGTCTTTGATCCGGAGAACAAGTTTAACACATTCAATGCCGCACGTCAACCCAGTTGCTTTGCTGCACCGGAATTTCTTTGGGGCGTATTAGACGctaataaaatgtttgctaaaCCACCACCAGAGCCTAAAAATCCTCGTGGCTGGCTTGTTGATTTAATCAATCGTTTCGGTCAGCTTGGCGGTTTCGATAATCTGCTAGAACGATTCAATTGTGGTTTGCAGTTGTTAAAGAAGAATCAAGAGCAAAGTGGACTCGAATCGTCGGGATCTGGCTTAGATTTAAGCAGCAAGACTAGCAAATCGTCACAGGCGTCCGACGAAAGTCAAGATAATAAATTAACATTGGCGTTGATATTTAGCCTACTACGTCCTTTCGGGCAGTGCAGTGAGCTATTAACACCTGCTACTATTGCCAAATACTTTATGCCAATTTGGAATGTGGTATTGGATCTATTAGATAGTTTCTCCGATGATGAATTGAAGCGTGAAGCGAAACCAGAGGGACGAAACGATTACATTAACGGTATTGTGAAGTCGGCACGTTTGTTGGCAAGTCGTTTGCCAGGACAAGAGGATTTGATACGAGATCTGGAAATGTTTCGTCTGAAAATGATACTACGTCTACTACAAGTCTCTAGTTTCAATGGCAAAATGAATGCACTAAATGAAATCAATAAGGTGCTCAGCTCTGTTTCATATTATTCACATCGTACGCAGCAATTACAACACTGCTTGCCAGATGATGAAATGGACTGGTTAACGGCGGAGCGCATGGCT AACTGGATTAAAGACTCTGATGTGCTGGGCATTGTTCTGAAAGATTCACTACATCAACCCCAATATGTGGAGAAGCTGGAGAAAATCATACGCTTTTTGATCAAAGAGCACGCATTGACGCTAGAGGATTTAGATGCCGTTTGGCGTGCACAAGCGGGTAAACATGAGGCGATTGTAAAGAATGTGCACGATCTCTTGGCGAAATTGGCTTGGGATTTTACACCTGAACAGCTGGATCATCTCTTCGAATCGTTTCAG ACAAGCATGACAAACGCCAATAAACGTCAACGTGAACGACTGCTTGAATTGATAAGACGCTTGGCCGAAGATGATAAAAATGGTGTAATGGCACAAAAAGTATTGAAACTTTTTTGGACGTTGGCACATAGTCAGGAAATACAACCAGATGTATTGGATCAAGCTTTGGCGGCACACGTAAAAATCTTGGACTACAGCTGTTCACAGGAGCGTGACGCGCAGAAAATTGTGTGGTTGGATAAATGTGTACAAGAATTGAAGAGTGGTGATAATTGGGTGTTGCCCGCTTTACGTTTAATACGTGAAATCTGTTGCCTATACGATTCTTTGCCCAGCCATGCGCCGCGTACACAGCAAACACTTAATCGTCAACAAGTCATCGAGCGTTTGCAAAACGACTATACTTTGGTGATTCTGGTGACAAATAGTTTAACAACGTATATGGACAAAATACGCACTATGATCGCTGAGATGCCGAATGTGGAACCGAACACATTATGCATCGACGGAAGATATCCACATAATATGCAAATTCAAGAGCGCTTAGATTTTCTGAAGTTCTTGCTGAAGGATGGGCAACTGTGGTTGTGTGCCGAACAG GCTAAGCAAATTTGGCACTGCCTGGCGGTCAACGCTGTATTCCCAAGTGATCGTGAAGAATGTTTTCGATGGTTTGGCAAATTAATGGGCGAAGAACCCGATCTGGATCCAGGCATAAATAAAGACTtcttcgaaaataatattttacaactcgATCCGCAATTGTTGACTGAGAGTGGCATCAAATGCTTCGAACGCTTCTTCAAGGCTGTCAACTCCAAGGAGGATAAATTGAAAGCAATACATCGCGGTTATATACTTGACAATGAGGATCTCATTGGTAAAGACTATCTGTGGCGTGTCATTACCACGGGTGGCGAAGAAATCGCCAATAAGGCTATTGATCTGCTAAAAGAGGTTTCGACAGCGCTAGGACCGCGCCTGCAAGAGAGTATTTGTGATTTTCATGAAATGTTCATTGCCGAATGCTGCGAACGACTGCGTACACATTAtagtaatataattattttgggCAAAACAATTGGCAGCAACAGTTCAAATGATCCTAGTCAAGCGGATGCCGATTCGAAGGATATTAAGGATCGTTTCATTGAAGCCGAGAAAATGTGCCGTATTATAAAAGtattgcaagagtatataaAAGAATGTGATCGTTCATTTAATGGCGATCGCTACCTACTGCCCCTTAGTCGGGTGACACGCGGCAAAAATACTAGTCTCTATATACGCTTTCAAAATCCCGGCCGACCCATTGACGATATTGAGGTGACAACACACAGTAATGAAACGGTGGCATCATTCAAGCGCAATTTATTGAAACGCATCAAAGGCAATTCACCAGCCAACATAAAGGTCGATTTGTTCTACAATAACGGTGAACTAATTGAGATTAGCGATGAGATCAATCCACTGTATCAGTATGCTATACGTGATAAAATGATACTCACAGCCAAGTTGACACCAGTCGGTCCAGGACTGGCCAGTAGCCCCGATTCATCGAGTGACTCCAGCACCGGCTCACCGCCACGTCCCTGTCCCGACATGCAGCGTGTAGAGTCGGAGAGCACGCTGCCCGGTGTGATCATCGCACAGAACTACAAATATACCGAGTTTTTCCTGAAGCTATATCAATTGGGCAGCGACTTGGATCATGGTCGATTGCGAGAGAGCGCAAAATCCTTGTTGCATTTGCTGCCATGTGACTGGCACACCGTAAAGATGCTGCAAACCATGTGTCGCGTGCAGGGACAATTGCAGGGCGGCACCAATGACGTTGTTAGTGCCGCGGTGACAGTGGATGCCGTTAGTGGCAGTAGCGCTATACCAAGTGGCGTAAAAGAGGAAGAGGCTGAAACGGTGGGCGTTGGCAATGGCAGTGTTGTTGTGCAAAATACAACCGCCTTTGATGGTGATCAG ATCAATCTGCAGGAATGCACGCCTGAGATGCTATTTCTGCATGGCACACCCGCACAGGTGCTCTACAATTTGGGTGTATTGAATGGTTTGCTGATACCAGCTTTGGATCCCTACGGTGAGGCGGCAATGCAAGTGCAATCGGCATGGTTACATTCGGGCTGCGCACATTTCATACTCGAGTTGTTGACCAAAAACAATTTCCTACCCAACGCCGATATGCATACCAAACGTGCGGCATTTCATTGTGTGCTACACCTTGCAAGATTGTTCCTCTACACGGTGGGCTATGTGCTGTCACGTGTCGGCGACGAGCCGATGCTACGCGATTTCGATGTAGGCGCACGTTCACAAGTTGAAATACTTAAGCAAATACTAAATTCGATACCGAACAACTCGGAGAGCACCATGCGCGCCATCTCCACAAAATTGGCTGAAAATTTAGCGGCAGAAATGCTTTCGGCCAGCGCCGAGGGTGAACGCTGTCGCATACTATTCAGCTCGACGCTACAGTGGTCCTGTCCAGACATAGCGACCATCAAGGCTGTTATACAATTGGCTTGGTCATCATCGTGTGGCAATCTGCAAGCGCTTGGCAACAAAAATGACTTTGCCAATGATATAACAATGCCGGATGCGCAGGACTTTGCCATGTGTAAAGAGGCGCTCGAAGTGCTAACCATTTCATTGGTACTTAATCCCAGTGCTAACGAGGCATTAAACAACGACCCGATTTGGCCGAAATTCATTACATCGCTTATATTGAAGAATCCATCCCGTCATGTGCGTCAAATCGCCGCCGATCAGCTGTTTCTCTCGTGCACTTACTGTGCCGGTGATCGTCGTCCATTCGCTTATATGGTTAATCTGCTGGTGAATTCACTGAAAACCCTCGTGCCACAATACGAGGCAACTTGCGCCGATTTCTTTCAATTGCTCTGCCGCACACTCTCCTATGGCAGTGTGTGCAATTGGCCGCTAAACATTGGGGACGGCTTGCTGACCGAGGAGATCAATTGGCTGCAGAAGATACGCGAAAATGTTATACATACCGGTGACATACAGGTGCATGAGGATCTATTGGAGGGTCATCTGTGTTTGGCCAAAGAATTGATGTTCTTTTTGTCGCCAGAGACCAAGGCCCAACTTACCGATTTGATCGACGAGATAATTGATATTTTCCTCTTTCCGGCTTCACGTGAATACCTGCACTTGCGCAAGTTCAACAAATTGCGGAATCCAACATCACCCCCACCCGTTTGTCGTAGTCCCCATACCATAGCGGCGGCTTGCGATTTCTTGATAGCACTTTGCCAGAATTGTGTTCCTAACATGAAATTGCTGACCAACACGCTAATCGATTTCGTGTGCACCGATACCGATCCGTTACGTGAATGGGACTTTCTACCGCCGGTTGGTCCACGGCCCGTCAAAGGTTTTTGTGGTTTGAAGAATGCCGGCGCCACATGCTACATGAATTCGGTGTTGCAACAATTGTATATGGTGCCATCCATACGCGTCGGTATATTGAAGGCTGACGGTGCTGCTATAATTGAGAATGAAGATTTCAGCGGCGAAACTGACGTGGCTAGCATAAATAGTGCGCTTTTCTCGAGTGCCGGTAACGGTGAAGATAATAGCAGCGGTACTGATGTACGGAAAAACTATCACGTGGTCATATTAAAATATGTGCAGGCGATATTTGGCCATCTTGGTCACAGTTCGTTGCAATACTATGTGCCACGTGGCTTGTGGGCATATTTTAA acTACAAGGTGAACCGGTTAATTTGCGCGAGCAACAAGATGCAGTTGAATTCTTTATGTCGCTCTTCGAAAGTCTGGATGAAGGTCTTAAGGCATTGGGGCATACGCAATTGATGAACGCTACGTTGGGTGGTTCGTTTAGCGATCAGAAGATATGTCAGGAATGCCCGCATCGCTATTCCAAGGAGGAGCCGTTCAGTGTGTTCAGCGTGGATATACGAAATCATAGCTCATTAACAGAATCGCTGGAGCAGTATGTCAAAGGGGAACTGTTAGAGGGCGCTGATGCATACCATTGTGATAAATGTGATAAAAAA GTAGTTACAATTAAGCGGTTGTGTGTAAAAAAACTACCGCCTGTGTTAGCCATTCAATTAAAGCGTTTCGAATACGATTACGAGCGCGTTTGCGCCATTAAATTTAATGATTACTTTGAGTTCCCACGAGTTCTTGATATGGAACCGTATACAG TTTCTGGCTTAGCCAAATTGGAGGGTGAAGTCATTGAGGTGGGTGATAATTGCCAATCGAATGGCGAAACAACCAAATATGAATTAAGTGGCATTGTGGTACATAGCGGACAGGCTTCCGGTGGCCATTACTTTAGTTATATACTTTCTAA AAATCCCTCCACTGGCAAGGAGCAATGGTATAAATTCGACGACGGCGAAGTGAGTGAATGTAAAATGCACGAAGATGAAGAATTGAAGGCGCAATGTTTCGGTGGCGATTACATGGGCGAAATTTACGATAATAATTTGAAGCGCATGCAATACCGGCGGCAGAAGCGCTGGTGGAATGCATATATGCTTTTCTATACGCGTTGCGATCAAAAGCCCATACAATTCGAACCCTGTGTGGAGCAGTTGTCATTGGCCGAAAGTCGTAATTTTGTTTTACCGCTGCCAAAACCAATCGAACGCAGCGTGCG TCATCAAAATGTACGTTTTTTGCACTCGAAGAGTATTTTCTCggtggaatttttcaatttcattaaaaaattagttagcTGTAGTATACCGTCAACACGTCCGGACAAAATG ACACCAGCTGCTGAAGAGCTTTCATTGCTAGGCGTTCAACTAGCAtcgcaatttttatttcacacaGGTTTTAGAACGAAAAAATCGTTGCGTGGACCGGTTATCGAGTG GTACGACACTTTATCACATCACATTCGTTTTTCTTCGCTCGTGCGCAAATGGTTCGCCGCCAATGCTCTACTCAATCCATCATCCCGTTTGGGTGAATATATATTGATGGCACCATCGCCGGAAGTACGCACTGTGTTTGTCAAATTGGTGGTTTTCTTCTGTCACTTTGCCATAGCCGACGAGCCGCTGGCTGGCTACGAAGGCAGCAATTTGTGTGAACAGATTTTAATAAGCGTTTTGGATTTGTTGAAGTGTGAAGCGGTCGATTATGGCAAACATTTGCCGCACTACTTTAGTCTATTTAGCATGTATGTGGGCTTGGGCATACCGGAAAAGCAACAACTGTTGAAG TTGAATGTGCCGTTTATATTCATGCAAGTCGCTTTGGACGAGGGTCCCGGTCCATCGATAAAGTATCAATATCCCGAACTGAGCAAACTGCATCAAGTGGTCTCGCATTTAATACGTTGTAGCGATATTTCTGACAAATGCCAGAATTCGAATCAAAATGCACAACCACTTGAGAATCCATTTAAGGATTCAAATATTAGGCGTGAAGAATTGGTGCCATTATCTCCAGAATGTGCTGACATACTCTTCAATCGAACGGG CTATATTAAGAAACTAATCGAGGACACAGCTGTTGGCGAGGAGGGTATCAAATTGCTGCAGTATTGCAGCTGGGAGAATCCACATTTCTCACGTGCTGTATTAACCGAACTGTTGTGGCAATGCGGTTTCGCCTACTGTCACGATATGCGCCATCACACCGAATTGCTGTTGCATATATTGTTAATCGAAGATTCGTGGCAACACCATCGCATACATAACGCTCTCAACGGTGTAGCGGAGGAACGCGAAGGCCTGCTGGAGACGATACAGCGCACAAAGACGCATTATCAAAAGCGCGCATACCAAATAATCAAATGCCTTACACAACTATTCCACAAATCACAAGTGGCCCTACAGATGCTTAATTCGAATGCCAGTATCGCACGGCATTGGACCATGGCCGTGGAGTGGTTGCAAGATGAATTGGATCGGCAACGCAGCTGTCAATACAATTCGTATTCGTGGTCACCACCAGCACAGAGTAATGATAACACAAATGGCTATATGCTGGAACGTTCACAATCCGCTAAGAATACGtgcaccatggcgtatgagttatGTCCCGAAGAG GAACAAGAGGAGACCAATGAGTCGGATATTGAGCCGGCCGATGAGTCACAGCGACAgcagcagctgcaacaacagcagcagcaacaaattgCACAGACGCTGCATGCACCCGCTGTGGATGATGATACAGTACCCGCTAGTCCAGCACACAAACCGTTTATGGTGGGACCGGTGAACAGCAGCAGCACCACCGGTTATTGGACTGCTGCGAATACATTTGCGGTTGATagtcatacaacaacaacaacaaccacttcGACCAGCAGcagtggtggtggcggtggtgggGTTTTGACCGCGGTAAATAGTACGGaaccacaacagcaacaacagcaagctaACACAGATGCAAACATAAACGGTTTGACGTCCAGTGTGAAACAGCTGACGCTCTCCCCTAAAACG CGTACCTTGGGAATTAGTAAACATCACCAacagcagctacaacaacatcaacaacaacaccatcagcaacagctacaacaacaacaacagcaacagcaacgcg